Sequence from the Paeniglutamicibacter cryotolerans genome:
GGTCGTCATCGAAACCGCAGAGCATGGACAGCTCGGCGACCTGCTCCTCGGGGATGGCGATGGGCCGCAGGGTCTGGGGCAGGGTGCGGGCGGCGGTGGCGATGATGTAGGCGTCCCGGGCGTCGGTCTTGGCCTCGCCCGGGTGCAGGTCCGCGGCGCGGCGCATGGCCAGCCCGGGCAGGTAGGCCACGGCGATGCCCTGGGCCTGGGCGACGGCGACCGGCAGCGCGCCGATGGTGGCCGGCTGGTCCACCACGAAGAGTAGTTTCCCGTGTTTGGCCAGGGACCGGATCAGGGTCTTGAGTTTGGCTTCGTCCTGGGGCAGGGCCTTGTCCAGGAGTTTCTTTCCGGCCCGGTTCAGGGCCACGGCGTGGTGGTTGGACTTGCCGACATCGACGCCGATGAACACGTCGATGGTTTCGTGCTCTGTGATCACTGCGCACCTCATTCGTGGGGCCACCCTTGGTGGCATCGGATGAAACGGTGCTGGCGTTGTCTTGGCGGCTCCACGGCTCGGCATCCACGTTACGACCGACCTTGGACGGGTTATTGGCTTGTCCTGGTCTGGCCCCTATGAGCGATATCCCTGGTGCCTCTCGGCCCCGGTGACAGCACCCCCCGGATCATGGATAACAGGGGGAGGAGATCATGCCGGGGTCCGACAGGCCAGCAACCCCTATCCTTCCTCGGGGAGTCTGGATCAGGGGCCTATGAAAAAGGTAACGGGGGGAGAACTACCAGCGCTCACCGAAGAACCGGGCCAAAATCTCAACCTACGGGGCGATGTTCGACTGGGTTGCCCGCGGTGTGGCCCCTGTCCCCCCGTTGGAGACGGAGCGGTGAACAACCTGCATGACGTCCTGCACCACGCCGGACCGAAGGAGCGTAAGACGCTGCTGGCAACCGCCCCGGACCTGTTCACCATCACGCGGCCGAGGCTCTTTGGCGCCGGGGTGCGGCCATCGCCCGGTGCCGTCTCCAAGAATTGCCAGTTGGATCCGGACAACGAATCCCGCATCGACTGGCTGGTCCTGGCCCTGGTGGAATCCGGGGCCTGGAGCCCGGAGCTGGTTCTCGAAGGAATCGCCAGCTTCCGGGTCCGCCACTCCAGCGCCTTCCAATTGCGGTGGATTGCCGGGCTGGAAACGCTGCTGCGGGAAACGTTGCCGGTACGCTGAAACCCATGAGCAAAAAGCCGACGTCGGGGTCCCTTCCGGTGCCCTTCCGCTGGTTATGGGCCGGAGCGAGCGCCAGCAACCTGGGTGACGGGATGCTGCTCGCCGCCGGCCCGCTGCTGGTGCTGACAATGACCCGCGAACCGCTGGCCGTAGCGCTGGCACCCTTCGTACAGCAGGTCCCGTGGGTGCTGTTCGGCCTGCTGGCTGGTGCCGTGGTGGACCGGGTGGACCGGCGTGCATTGATGATCGGGGTGAACCTGCTGCGCATGGTGGTCATGGCCGCCCTGGCGCTGGTCATCTTCACCGGGGCGCTGACCCTTCCCCTGCTCTACGCCGGGCTTTTCCTACTAGGCACGGCCGAGGCCTTCGCCGATAACGCCGCTACCTCGCTGATCCCCACACTGGTGCCCAAGAAACAGCTGGGGCTGGCCAACTCCCGGCTCTTTGGCACCATCACCATTACCAACCAGCTCTCCGGTCCACCGTTGGGCGCCATGCTCTTCGCCATCGGCTACGCGCTGCCCTATGCCGGGTACGCGCTCATGCTTGGCGTGGCCGTGGTGCTCTACTCCAGGGTGCGGATCCCGCTGCCGGAACCGACAGGCGATGCAGTGCCAGAGACGAAGTCCCCGTCGCTGGTCAACGAGGTCCGCGAGGGGCTGGGCTGGCTACGCCGGCACTTCGCCGTGCGCACCCTGGCCATCCTGATCACCTGCTTCAACGTCACCTTCGGCGCCACATTCTCGATGCTGGTGCTTTACGCCACCGGCCAGCTCGGGCTCTCGGACATCGGCTACGGCCTGCTGATGAGTGCCAGCGCAATCGGTGGCATCCTCG
This genomic interval carries:
- a CDS encoding MFS transporter; protein product: MSKKPTSGSLPVPFRWLWAGASASNLGDGMLLAAGPLLVLTMTREPLAVALAPFVQQVPWVLFGLLAGAVVDRVDRRALMIGVNLLRMVVMAALALVIFTGALTLPLLYAGLFLLGTAEAFADNAATSLIPTLVPKKQLGLANSRLFGTITITNQLSGPPLGAMLFAIGYALPYAGYALMLGVAVVLYSRVRIPLPEPTGDAVPETKSPSLVNEVREGLGWLRRHFAVRTLAILITCFNVTFGATFSMLVLYATGQLGLSDIGYGLLMSASAIGGILGALVFPALERRFSYTTLLRAGLILETVTHLALVLTHQAWLAMCILFLFGVHALVWGSVSSTVRQRAVPHRLMGRVNSVYMLGSVGGIALGSLLGGVLGQIFSYRAPFWFGFVGSFIILLLVWKPMKHIALAGADATEGT